A genomic segment from Thermococcus sp. encodes:
- the rnhB gene encoding ribonuclease HII, with protein sequence MGRKLAGIDEAGRGPVIGPMVIAAVVVDEDNVPKLADLGVRDSKRLTPKRRERLYNEIIKLIDDYVLIELWPEEIDSRKGTLNEFEVENFIKALNSLKVKPDVVYIDAADVKEARFGEDIRKGLDFKAEIVAEHKADDKFIPVSAASILAKVTRDRAIERLKEEYGEIGSGYPSDPRTRAFLEEYYREHSNFPPIVRRSWKTLKKIAEKLEGDVKGREPKKAGQTSIDTFLQDGG encoded by the coding sequence GTGGGACGGAAGCTGGCTGGAATAGATGAGGCTGGCAGGGGACCGGTCATCGGCCCGATGGTCATAGCGGCCGTCGTCGTTGATGAAGATAACGTTCCAAAGCTGGCGGATCTCGGTGTCAGGGACTCGAAGAGGCTGACGCCAAAGCGACGCGAGAGGCTCTACAACGAGATCATCAAACTCATCGATGATTACGTACTCATAGAACTTTGGCCCGAGGAGATAGACTCAAGGAAAGGCACCCTCAATGAGTTTGAGGTCGAGAACTTTATCAAAGCTTTGAACTCTCTCAAAGTGAAACCCGACGTGGTCTACATAGACGCCGCAGACGTTAAGGAGGCCCGCTTCGGCGAGGACATTAGGAAAGGTCTGGACTTTAAGGCGGAGATCGTGGCGGAACATAAAGCAGACGACAAGTTCATCCCCGTTTCCGCCGCCTCAATCCTCGCGAAAGTCACCCGTGACAGGGCGATAGAGAGGCTGAAGGAGGAGTACGGCGAGATAGGGAGTGGCTACCCCAGCGACCCGCGGACAAGGGCCTTCCTTGAGGAATACTACCGCGAGCACAGCAACTTCCCGCCGATAGTCAGGAGGAGTTGGAAAACGCTGAAGAAGATCGCGGAGAAGCTGGAAGGTGATGTGAAAGGACGGGAACCGAAGAAAGCCGGCCAGACGAGCATTGACACTTTCCTGCAGGATGGGGGCTAA
- a CDS encoding metal ABC transporter permease: protein MIPEYLLRAFLASIMVSVLLGMLSPLINTKGLAFLTHALFHSLLFGAVLGMILALIFENLSLVMLTALFVTLVVVLLIAYLEKRGFSPDSAVGIVASFAAGLTVLGFGVLYNVMAGRPYFPLSEDIVSYLTGDIFLITLSNLEALSIGGAVLFFIILVLYRDFLYLSFDPDGMESYGGNTTAYLMILYTIVGAIGALIVQTVGLITLQVVAVLPGAIALMVSSDLRKVLGMSLLVTLGVQLSSVALAYFTNIPPSGLATIMLGLIYGTLLLRR from the coding sequence GTGATTCCCGAGTATCTCCTCCGCGCCTTCCTTGCGAGCATTATGGTGAGCGTCCTGCTGGGCATGTTAAGCCCTCTGATAAACACGAAGGGTCTGGCTTTCCTCACCCATGCCCTCTTCCACTCACTTCTCTTCGGCGCGGTTTTAGGCATGATACTCGCCCTGATCTTTGAGAACCTGTCACTAGTCATGCTAACGGCCCTGTTTGTCACCCTTGTGGTTGTCCTCCTCATAGCATACCTTGAAAAGCGCGGGTTTTCTCCGGATTCGGCGGTTGGCATAGTGGCGAGCTTCGCTGCCGGACTGACCGTCTTGGGCTTCGGTGTCCTCTACAACGTAATGGCCGGTAGACCCTACTTTCCCCTGAGCGAGGATATAGTCTCATACCTCACCGGTGACATCTTCTTGATTACACTCTCCAACCTTGAGGCGCTCTCCATCGGCGGTGCAGTACTGTTCTTCATCATACTCGTCCTCTACCGCGACTTCCTCTACCTCAGCTTTGATCCCGACGGAATGGAGAGCTACGGTGGCAACACAACCGCCTACCTCATGATTCTCTACACCATAGTTGGTGCCATCGGTGCCTTGATCGTCCAAACTGTCGGCCTGATAACCCTCCAGGTGGTTGCGGTTCTCCCTGGAGCCATAGCCCTCATGGTGAGCAGTGACCTGCGGAAGGTGCTTGGAATGAGCCTCTTGGTTACCCTCGGCGTTCAGCTCTCCTCGGTTGCCCTCGCTTACTTCACTAACATCCCACCCAGCGGTCTGGCGACGATAATGCTGGGGCTGATATACGGGACGCTTCTCCTAAGGAGGTGA
- a CDS encoding metal ABC transporter ATP-binding protein, protein MEAITAENLTILYNGKPALGGVSFSIEKGETLLLLGPNGAGKTSLLKTVSCFHREYTGKLEVFGKNPCEAREFIGYVPQSHSLNERVPLTALEVVAMGAVYRRGFVHFKIPPETMRRAEEALEFVGLDGLGERLFSQFSGGQKQKILLARALISDPKLLLLDEPLSSLDPSARAEVARILSKIKSRKGLTMVITTHDINPLLDIGDRVMLINRRLIAFGKPEDVLTDDVVKSVYGPLARVIPVGGKLFCITGDVHLYRHGGGGK, encoded by the coding sequence ATGGAGGCCATAACCGCAGAGAACCTCACGATACTCTACAACGGAAAGCCTGCCCTAGGAGGAGTGAGTTTTTCCATTGAGAAGGGTGAGACGCTCCTCCTCCTTGGACCGAACGGTGCAGGCAAGACCAGCCTACTCAAAACCGTATCATGCTTCCACAGGGAGTACACCGGAAAGCTTGAGGTTTTTGGAAAGAACCCCTGTGAGGCGCGTGAGTTTATAGGTTATGTGCCTCAAAGCCACAGCCTCAATGAACGCGTCCCTTTGACGGCACTCGAAGTTGTCGCGATGGGTGCGGTCTACAGGAGGGGCTTCGTTCACTTCAAAATCCCACCCGAGACTATGAGGAGGGCAGAAGAAGCCCTTGAGTTCGTAGGTCTCGACGGACTCGGTGAGCGCCTCTTCTCCCAGTTCTCCGGTGGCCAGAAGCAGAAGATCCTCCTAGCGAGGGCACTCATAAGCGATCCCAAGCTTCTCCTCCTCGATGAACCCCTCTCATCACTTGACCCCAGTGCCCGGGCTGAGGTTGCAAGAATTCTCAGCAAGATAAAGTCTCGGAAGGGTCTCACGATGGTCATCACGACCCACGACATAAACCCACTACTGGACATTGGTGACAGGGTTATGCTGATAAACAGGAGGTTAATAGCCTTTGGAAAGCCGGAGGATGTTCTCACGGACGATGTCGTTAAATCGGTCTATGGCCCCCTGGCGAGGGTTATTCCAGTCGGCGGAAAGCTTTTCTGCATTACGGGCGATGTCCATCTCTACAGACATGGGGGTGGGGGGAAGTGA